CGATGATCCGCACTGCGGTTTCATGCTCCATCGCATCGCGGTACGGGCGCACGCTGGTCATCGCATCGTAGGCATCGGCGATGGTGACGATGCGCGCGCCCAGCGGGATGGATTCGCCACGCAGCCCATCGGGATAGCCGCTGCCATCGAAGGCTTCGTGATGGGCGCGGATCAGCCGTGCGACCGGTTCCGCATCGGTGCGGCCGGTGGCCAGGAAGATGTGCTCGCCGCGTACTGGGTGCTCGCGCATGATCGCGCGCTCCTCGTCGGTATGCCGGCGCGGTGCCAGCAGCACATCGTCGGGAATGCCGATCTTGCCGATGTCGTGGAAGCGCGCGGCCAGGCCGATCTGCGCACAGGCCTCGTCATCGAGATCGCAGTGCGCGGCCAGGCGCTGCGCGAACAGGCCGACGCGGTCGCAGTGGTGGCGGGTGTAGGCGTCGCGCATCTGCAGCGACATCGAAAGGGCATCGATCAGGCAGGCCTGCGCGTGCAGCAGGTCGGGGGCGGGTACGGCGTCAGGAAACATGGTCATCCGCCCGCACCGGGTGGGGGCCGGTGCGGGGTATTCGGGGGCGATCAACCCGGGGCGAGGGTGGTCAGAAGGGCGCGGGCCGCGTTGAAGCGGTCTTCCGGCAATGGCAGCGGATGCTTGATGCGCAGCTTGTCAGGCCCTTCCATGGCGTACAGGTTCGGTTGTTTCTGGATCAGCTGGATCACCGCCATCGGGTCGATGTTCGGCTTGGATTCGAACACGATGCGGCCACC
This portion of the Stenotrophomonas sp. WZN-1 genome encodes:
- a CDS encoding HD domain-containing phosphohydrolase, producing the protein MTMFPDAVPAPDLLHAQACLIDALSMSLQMRDAYTRHHCDRVGLFAQRLAAHCDLDDEACAQIGLAARFHDIGKIGIPDDVLLAPRRHTDEERAIMREHPVRGEHIFLATGRTDAEPVARLIRAHHEAFDGSGYPDGLRGESIPLGARIVTIADAYDAMTSVRPYRDAMEHETAVRIIEAQSGGLVDPYVLQRFRRMLAREPELA